GCGCGACCCGCAAACCACCGCCTGCAAGACCGGGCCGTTGACTGTGCCGCTGGTCGGTTCGGGACATTTTTCGGTGTGATATTTTCAGCCGGACTGTGCTCCGGCTGAAAACCTCCTAGTGCGCGGCTTCCCAGTTCGGGCCGACACCCACTTCAACGATCAGCGGCACCTTCAGTTCAGCCACCTGGCCCATCAGACGCGGTAGCTGGAGGCGGATTTCGGCCAGTTCCTCGTCTGGCACTTCGAGCACCAGTTCATCGTGCACCTGCAGGACAAGACGCGACTTGCGCGCCGATTTTTCCAGCCAGTCCTGAACGGCGATCATCGACAGTTTGATCAGGTCGGCCGCCGTGCCTTGCATCGGCGCGTTGATCGCGGCGCGTTCCGCGCCCTGACGACGATTGCCGTTGCTTGAGCGAATGTCCGGGAACCACAGTCGACGGCCGAAAGCGGTTTCGACGTAGCCGGTCTGGCGGGCAGCTTCGCGGGCTTCTTCCATGTAACGGGCGACGCCCGGATAGCGGTTGAAGTAGCGGTCGATATAGGTCTGCGCCGCACTGCGCTCCAGTCCGAGCTGACGAGCCAGCCCGAAGGCGCTCATGCCGTAGATCAGGCCGAAGTTGATGCTCTTGGCGACGCGGCGCTGGTCGGGGCCGACTTCGAGTGGCGTGACGCCGAAAATCTCGCCGGCGGTGGCGCGGTGTACATCCTCGCCCAGCGAGAATGCTTCAAGCAGACGTTCGTCGCCCGACAGGTGCGCCATGATGCGCAGTTCGATCTGCGAATAGTCGGCCGAAACGATGTGATGGCCGGCCGGTGCAACGAAGGCGGTGCGGATGCGTCGGCCTTCCTCGGTGCGAACCGGAATGTTCTGCAGATTGGGGTCGCTTGAAGCGAGTCGGCCGGTGACCACCGAAGCCTGCGAAAAGTGTGTATGGACGCGGCCGGTCGCCGGATTGATCATGCGTGGCAGCTTGTCGGTGTAAGTCCCCTTGAGCTTGGCCAGGCTGCGGTGTTCGAGCAGCAACTTGGGCAAGGGGTAATCGAGCGCCAGTTCGGAGAGCACTTCTTCGTCGGTCGACGGGCCGCCCGACGGTGTTTTTTTCTTGATCGGCAAACCCTGCTTTTCGAACAGGATCTCGGCCAGTTGCTTGGGCGATGCGAGGTTGAATGGCTGGCCGGCCAGTTCGTAAGCCTGGGCCTCAAGAGCCATGATCTTCTGGCCGATTTCGTGGCTCTGGCGCGACAGGGTGCCGGCGTCGATCAGGATGCCGGTTCGCTCCATCTGCCAGATGACCTGGCGGGCCGGCATTTCGATCGCGCGGTAGATGTAATCGAGGCCTTTTTCGCCGCTGAACTGTGGATGCAGCATCTGATGGACGCGCAAGGTGACATCGGCATCTTCGGCGGCGTAGGTGGCGGCACGCTCGATATCGACCTGATCGAAGCCGATCTGCTTGGCGCCCTTGCCGCACAGGTCTTCGTAGGCGATGGTGGCGAGGCCGAGATGGCGGCTGCACAGTTGCCCGAGGTCGTGGCCCTTGTCGGATTCGATGACGTAGCTTTGCAGCATCGTGTCGTGGGCGATGCCGGCCAGCGCAATGCCGTGATTGGCAAAGACATGCTGGTCGTACTTGGCGTTCTGCAGCACTTTCTTGCGGTCGACTGCTTCCA
The sequence above is drawn from the Dechloromonas sp. TW-R-39-2 genome and encodes:
- the polA gene encoding DNA polymerase I: MPLLLLVDGSSYLYRAFHALPDLRNKAGEPTGAIYGVLNMLRRLESDHKADYKAVVFDAKGKTFRDDWYPEYKAHRPPMPPEMVSQIEPLHAAIRAAGWPLLMVDGVEADDVIGTLATHAAVDGIETLISTGDKDLTQLVNPLTRWYNTMSNELLDEAGVEAKFGVPPGKIVDYLALVGDTVDGVPGVAKCGPKTALKWLNQYGSLDEIVAHADEIGGVVGQNLRDHLGFLPLGKKLVTVACDLSNLPAPGTLTTTARDSDTLRTLYERYEFRTWRRELDTPGNGQPAADSPANALAETPAPAAAPVEVSYETVFGWPQLETWLSKIEAAELTALDTETTSLDSFAARIVGISLSVTPGEACYIPLGHTAPGVADQLPLDAVLARLKPWLEAVDRKKVLQNAKYDQHVFANHGIALAGIAHDTMLQSYVIESDKGHDLGQLCSRHLGLATIAYEDLCGKGAKQIGFDQVDIERAATYAAEDADVTLRVHQMLHPQFSGEKGLDYIYRAIEMPARQVIWQMERTGILIDAGTLSRQSHEIGQKIMALEAQAYELAGQPFNLASPKQLAEILFEKQGLPIKKKTPSGGPSTDEEVLSELALDYPLPKLLLEHRSLAKLKGTYTDKLPRMINPATGRVHTHFSQASVVTGRLASSDPNLQNIPVRTEEGRRIRTAFVAPAGHHIVSADYSQIELRIMAHLSGDERLLEAFSLGEDVHRATAGEIFGVTPLEVGPDQRRVAKSINFGLIYGMSAFGLARQLGLERSAAQTYIDRYFNRYPGVARYMEEAREAARQTGYVETAFGRRLWFPDIRSSNGNRRQGAERAAINAPMQGTAADLIKLSMIAVQDWLEKSARKSRLVLQVHDELVLEVPDEELAEIRLQLPRLMGQVAELKVPLIVEVGVGPNWEAAH